One genomic region from Agelaius phoeniceus isolate bAgePho1 chromosome 25, bAgePho1.hap1, whole genome shotgun sequence encodes:
- the CAMK1G gene encoding calcium/calmodulin-dependent protein kinase type 1G: MGRKEEEGSGSWKKQTSNIRKTFIFMEALGSGAFSEVFLVKQKSTGKLFALKCIKKSPLNRDSSLENEIAVLKKIKHENIVTLEDIYESTTHFYLVMQLVSGGELFDRILERGVYTEKDASLVIHQVLTAVKYLHENGIVHRDLKPENLLYLTPEENSKIMITDFGLSKMEQNGIMSTACGTPGYVAPEVLAQKPYSKAVDCWSIGVITYILLCGYPPFYEETESKLFEKIKEGYYEFESPFWDDISESAKDFIRHLLEKNPSARFTCEEALRHPWINGNTALHRDIYPSVSAQIQKNFAKSKWRQAFNAAAVVHHMRKLHMSGHGAAEGSVPAPETSEPPRPSSPTGTPPPAAPSDDKDTAQGPSQGHPNPPRPPQLQQDTEMGEEKLPNPPQEGPLLGDSSLALPDTPSLVLPDTPSPPEEGPLPRDTPSPPEEAPLPRDSSLALPDSHSPPGRSSCGCSPSCVGHERTKASSCSETVLLKKSSKSHHFKSEVLVPVKTSKHSSHCGTGQTGVCLIM; encoded by the exons ATGGGGcgcaaggaggaggaaggcagcgGCTCCTGGAAGAAGCAGACGAGCAACATCCGCAAAACCTTCATCTTCATGGAGGCCCTGGGCTC AGGTGCCTTCTCAGAAGTTTTCCTGGTGAAGCAGAAGAGCACTGGCAAGCTCTTTGCTCTGAAATGCATCAAGAAGTCTCCTCTCaacagggacagcagcctggAGAATGAAATAGCAGTGCTGAAAAA GATAAAGCACGAAAACATTGTGACTTTGGAGGATATTTATGAGAGCACAACCCACTTCTACCTGGTCATGCAGCT GGTGTCGGGGGGAGAGCTGTTTGACAGGATCCTGGAGAGGGGAGTGTACACGGAGAAGGACGCCAGCCTGGTGATCCACCAGGTGCTGACAGCGGTCAAATACCTGCATGAGAACGGCATCGTGCACCGGGACCTCAAG CCTGAGAACCTGCTGTACCTCACCCCTGAGGAGAACTCCAAAATCATGATCACGGATTTCGGCCTGTCGAAAATGGAGCAGAACGGGATCATGTCCACGGCCTGTGGGACCCCAGGATACGTGG CCCCCGAGGTGCTGGCCCAGAAGCCCTACAGCAAAGCCGTGGACTGCTGGTCCATTGGGGTCATCACCTACATCCT gctctgTGGGTACCCTCCTTTCTACGAGGAAACCGAGTCCAAACTCTTCGAGAAGATCAAGGAAGGCTACTACGAGTTTGAGTCTCCGTTTTGGGATGATATCTCCGAGTCAG CCAAGGACTTCATCCGGCACCTCCTGGAGAAGAACCCGAGTGCGAGGTTCACCTGCGAGGAGGCCCTGAGGCACCCGTG GATTAATGGAAATACAGCCCTTCACCGTGACATCTACCCATCTGTCAGCGCTCAGATCCAGAAAAACTTTGCAAAGAGCAAGTGGAGG CAAGCCTTCAACGCCGCGGCCGTCGTGCACCACATGAGGAAGCTGCACATGAGCGGCCACGGGGCAGCCgagggctctgtccctgccccagagacctctgagccccccaggcccagcagccccaCGGGGACCCCCCCGCCAGCAGCGCCCAGCGACGACAAGGACACAGCTCAGGGCCCCTCTCAGGGGCACCCAAACCCACCCAGGCCccctcagctccagcaggacacGGAAATGGGGGAGGAAAAGCTGCCAAACCCCCCACAGGAGGGACCCCTGCTTGGGGacagcagcctggccctgccagACACCCCCAGCCTGGTCCTGCcagacacccccagccccccagaGGAGGGacccctgcccagggacacccccagccccccagaGGAGGCACCtctgcccagggacagcagcctggccctgccagACAGCCACAGCCCCCCGGGCAGgagctcctgtggctgcagcccctcctgtgtgGGCCACGAGAGGACCAAGGCATCCTCCTGCTCCGAGACAGTGCTGCTCAAAAAGTCTTCAAAATCCCA CCATTTCAAGTCAGAGGTTCTTGTTCCAGTGAAAACCAGTAAACACTCATCTCACTGTGGCACTGGGCAAACTGGAGTTTGTTTGATCATGTGA